GGTCATCCACCCTCAATTCTGGCCGCAGGACCTGGATTATTCCGGAAAGAAAGTCGTCGTGATCGGGTCCGGCGCCACGGCCGTGACCATCGTGCCCGCCATGGCGGAAACAGCCGCCTCCGTGACGATGCTGCAGCGCACGCCGACATGGATGGCAAGCGGTCCGCGGCGCGACCGTATCGGCAAGTTCCTGGAGCGCACCCTGCCGGAATCGCTCGCCTACCGGCTGACCCGGTGGAAGAATATCCTGTTCCGCAGCTACGTCTTCCGGGTGGCGCGCAAGAGCCCGGACAAGCTGGCGGACAAGCTTCGCGGCTGGCTGCGGCGCGACCTGGAACATGCGTATGAGGAACGGCATTTCGAGCCGCCTTACGACCCGTGGAAGCAGCGCATGTGCCTGGTACCAGATGGGGACCTGTTCGATGCAATGAAAGCGGGCAAGGCGCGGATCGAGACCGGTCATATCGATACGTTCGATGCCGGGGGCATCGTGCTGCAATCGGGCGAGCGGCTGGACGCTGATATCGTGGTCACCGCCACCGGGCTGCAGCTGCAGATCGGCGGGAAGATCAAGGTTTCGCGCGATGGCGTGCCGCTCGATTGGACGGACCACTTCTTCTATCGCAACTGCATGTTCTCCAACGTGGCGAACTTGTCCGTGGTGTTCGGATACCTCAACGCCAGCTGGACGCTGCGCGCGGACAACAATGCCGGTTACATCACGGATGTGCTGAACCACATGGCGCAGACCGGTTCGCAGGTCGTCTATCCGCTGCTGCATGCAGAGGATGAGCCGGAAGCACTCAAGCCCTTCGATTACGAAAGTGGTTATCTGGTCCGGGCGCAGCACATCATGCCCAAGAGCGGTCCGGAGCTGCCGTGGAAGCTGAACCACGATTACCTGGGTGATCGGCGTGACCTGCGCCAGCGCCCCGTCGCGGATGGCACGCTGCGGTTCGAAAAGCTGCCGGAAAAGCAGGAGCAAGTGGCGTGAGCCAGGATAAAGTTTACACCGCGGGCATGCTGGTGATCGGGGACGAAATCCTCTCCGGCCGTACGCATGACAAGAACATCGCGCAGGTCGCCAGCTGGCTGCAGGTGCAGGGCATCCGCCTGACCGAAGTGCGCGTGGTGGCCGACGTGCAGGCGCGCATCGTCGAGGCCGTGAATGCGCTGCGAGAGCAGTATGATTACCTCTTCACCACCGGCGGTATCGGTCCCACGCATGACGACATTACGGTGGACGCGGTGGCCGAAGCGCTGGGCCGCGAGGTCGTGATCCACCCCGAAGCGCGCAAGACGCTGGAAGCCTATTACACCGGGCGCGGGCTGGAGCTGACCGAGGCGCGCCTGCGCATGGCGCGTGCACCGGAAGGGGCCGGACTGATCCCGAACCGCATCTCAGGCGCGCCAGGGATCCAGGTAGAAAATATCTACCTGATGGCCGGTGTCCCGCACATCACCGCCCAGATGCTGGACGGGCTGACAGGTAAGCTGGAAGGCGGCGCTCCGCTCCAGTCGCAGACGTTGGGCGGCTGGATCCCCGAAAGCGAAGTCTCCGATATTTTGCGCGCCTGCGAAAAGGCGCACGAACGATGCCAGATCGGCAGCTACCCATTTTTCCGCGAAGGCACGGTGGGGGCGAACTTCGTGATCCGTTCGACCGAGAAAACCGCGCTGGAAGCCTGCGCCGCCGACCTCACCGGCCAGCTGGAAGCCGAAGGCTACGCAGTGACCCCGGGCGGGATCTGAGGCGCAGCGGTTTTCCTTGCGGCCCTGCAATCGCGCGCTAGTCTGGCGGCGGGGGACGGATGACAGGCCTAATTCTGATCGTGGTGACGGCTGCAGGGCTGGGTCTTTGGCTCCGCATGCGCCAGCTGGAGGAGCGCCTCGCGAAGCTGGAGGAGCAGGGCGATGCCCGCTTCCGCATGCTTCTTTCCGGCGCGCAGCGCGCTCCCGAGGCGGACCCGGTCGACGCCGCTCCAGGGCCAGGCGAAGACCCCGTGCTACCTGCCGATGAGCCCCTGGCGCCTGCTCCGTCGGAGCAGCTGACGCGGCCTGCGGCTTTCGATCCCCCTGACACGTCCGAGAGCGCCATATCCGCGCCGGTCGAGCAGCCGCGACCCGACTTCGACACCGACTTCGATACCGAACTTGATGCCGGCATCGAAGAGGCGGACGAAGCGGCACCCCGGTCGGCTTACAAAGCGCCGGAATTCGATTTCGAGGAAATCTTCGGGCGTCGCCTGCCGATCTGGGCGGGCGGGATCGCGCTGGCTGTCGCCGGGATATTCCTGGTGCTGTATTCGATCGAGAACGGCTTGGTGACGGAGCCGGTGCGTGTCGCGCTGAGCTTCGTGTTCGGGATCGGCCTGCTTGGCGCAGCGGAAGCAGCGCACCGCATGGCGCACCGCGTCTCCGATCCGCGCGTCGGGCAGGCGCTGGCGGGCGCGGGCCTCGCGACGCTTTATGCCGCCTTTTACCTTGCCGGCGCGCGCTATGGCCTGATTGGCCCGGCCGCGAGCTTTGCCGGGCTTGCGCTCGTCACAGGGCTAGCGGTCGGGCTGACTTTCCGCTTCGGCCTGCCTGCCGCCATCCTGGGCCTGCTAGGCGGTTTCGCGACGCCGCTGCTGGTGGCGAGCGACGATGCGAATGTCCCCGTCCTCGCCTTTTATCTCGCGCTGCTGACTGCCGCGCTGGCGTTGACTGGGCGCAGGACTGGCATGCGCTGGCTCGGCTTCGCCGCCATCTTC
This genomic interval from Paraurantiacibacter namhicola contains the following:
- a CDS encoding flavin-containing monooxygenase, with translation MSKTSEIDVLVVGAGLSGISMAAHMEMKCPDRSYVVLERRDNLGGTWDLFRYPGVRSDSDMHTLGFKFEPWLHEDAIADGPSILEYLHDTVNKRGITQNIHTGTRVISADWRAAEAVWTVEAEGPDGPRQYRARWLYLASGYYDYDNPHDAKLPGIDSFGGTVIHPQFWPQDLDYSGKKVVVIGSGATAVTIVPAMAETAASVTMLQRTPTWMASGPRRDRIGKFLERTLPESLAYRLTRWKNILFRSYVFRVARKSPDKLADKLRGWLRRDLEHAYEERHFEPPYDPWKQRMCLVPDGDLFDAMKAGKARIETGHIDTFDAGGIVLQSGERLDADIVVTATGLQLQIGGKIKVSRDGVPLDWTDHFFYRNCMFSNVANLSVVFGYLNASWTLRADNNAGYITDVLNHMAQTGSQVVYPLLHAEDEPEALKPFDYESGYLVRAQHIMPKSGPELPWKLNHDYLGDRRDLRQRPVADGTLRFEKLPEKQEQVA
- a CDS encoding molybdopterin-binding protein; its protein translation is MLVIGDEILSGRTHDKNIAQVASWLQVQGIRLTEVRVVADVQARIVEAVNALREQYDYLFTTGGIGPTHDDITVDAVAEALGREVVIHPEARKTLEAYYTGRGLELTEARLRMARAPEGAGLIPNRISGAPGIQVENIYLMAGVPHITAQMLDGLTGKLEGGAPLQSQTLGGWIPESEVSDILRACEKAHERCQIGSYPFFREGTVGANFVIRSTEKTALEACAADLTGQLEAEGYAVTPGGI